The proteins below come from a single Alosa sapidissima isolate fAloSap1 chromosome 23, fAloSap1.pri, whole genome shotgun sequence genomic window:
- the nhsb gene encoding Nance-Horan syndrome protein isoform X3, with product MPFAKRIVEPPLLCRHPIPNDEGLLFEDLCSINNVVLSRTLRQLSDLAKHACSLFEELENEIISTNQRVWVLQNKIGKIQQAASALDPKQEPVPVSNLDVESKLTSHYQAPWHLQHNVFHPSSRPTCVQDLHRHAKQNLRALHRDQQQRQRSTSRERHQVTISISVAPPMPTYPSPRTLRRREQRGRHAHTFARPRPSSPTQCCFFIPWSRKAASATDKDAEVSTLGHRPKCPVPNPPSTLDKQTNWSKALPLPTPQERMKNDPHVISSSIIPINVSGVGFDREASARCSLVHSQSVLQRRRKLRRRKTITGIPRRVQQDMDSDESPVARERTVIIHANPQLSLCHDELSICSRLNTKDSGCQTDDCLIAAPSRRRIRAQRGQGIPASLSHSTGNISSLPDRSDGMYTSASGGRLRSRSLPREGGRIRDEMQDDSDEDDEEDDDEDEDEELSPYEAEDFLPVPGQHILKDEEESTDDQAMPELQLGSLKRGVTRAGSPDHGWIERGRSRLPRKADMGSCEISSSSDTFSSPIHSVSTTGVLGGQIDHKEDHQSSSGNWSGSSSTCPSQTSETLPPASSPPLTGSSHCDSELSLNTAPHIIDDTTGFIIDPYQSDRAQTQGHRSGSFTDQMDDAGVSTASEGEWNYAQDQAEQDQPCPQDFSPKRSREDQGGLQCPGYKATYEGFSGKSSGEMGGANLHYTETEGLYASMHFDCGLKESRSYVYNYAAECGPGTTMGLSEGGYAQSDYRGTRAGGRQSLSLRKPKARPPPPKRSSSLKESSSMEILDQSEPKTLISDQPLPLSSREMKLDLDLASSVGPAEMLGLEPETLGAWGVESSREVDDASPFCSSDTHSFKDEGAVQSDYADLWLLNDLRTNDPYRSLSNSSTATGTTVIECVKSPEISEAQTVRPSSKPSSPSHPPAENDFKLSSPEKLAGLASPSSGYSSQSETPTSSFPSAFFPNPLSPTSGKRKPKVPERKSSLSSLQQQHLASCSSRRDGEPPMAVPPSHLDLSALHSGPPKPPPYRIHTLHHNKQRAAAAAAAAAEARAVAAAAAAASAASAASVASAAASINSAANTNPDAVCSAHMAITPTVLRSVQLRSVGTREQEQSSTETTARPRFPAQYSDNRQAPSSRPPAYKSHDAPSQELSDTGVSLGESTRATEPTPRHKTRHQRLVPGTYWAMTAFRTPVEVTGDDDDLIPQSGAEPDSRSGICSAGDLTASGGLQTEPCTHRPKLQWTDAGSASLCLTSTMSHPAQSETTASCDFVLFSSPDKVPARTSEASHTYKISDARSREDDCESLGVHTRSASQDNRDEGSTPDTEDYFSKDSTPSDNSTSPLTDDTKPDEDGVFPSPNRLRTTEDLFAMIHRSKRKVLGRKDSGELCVKSRVGPPAVSIPIPIPVSVPVTTPSTPTAPPTTAGSQRVPGPIYRNAKKSSTSNEEFKLLLLKKGSRTDSSYRMSATEILKSPIAPKTPGELLLEGVKPPEEPPSPLQESSPAGGPAGGPDPLSNPQYPRANTEGFSPKTLTATASSRQGRSRIPPAANSSRYSTRSRLYTAPMQAISEGETENSDGSPHDDRSS from the exons CTGTGTCCAACCTGGACGTGGAGAGCAAGCTGACGTCACACTACCAGGCTCCCTGGCACCTCCAGCACAATGTGTTCCACCCCTCCTCACGGCCAACCTGCGTCCAAGACCTCCACCGCCACGCCAAGCAGAACCTGCGAGCTCTCCATAgag aCCAACAGCAGAGGCAAAGGTCCACCAGCCGGGAGCGTCATCAAGTGACCATCTCCATCTCAGTGGCGCCCCCTATGCCTACCTACCCTTCACCACGCACCCTACGGCGGAGAGAACAGAGGGGTCGGCACGCACACACG ttTGCCCGACCCCGCCCCTCATCCCCCACACAGTGCTGCTTCTTCATCCCTTGGAGCAGAAAG GCAGCCTCTGCTACAGACAAAGATGCAGAGGTCTCGACTCTGGGTCACAGACCCAAATGTCCAGTGCCAAACCCACCCTCCACCCTGGACAAGCAGACTAACTGGTCCAAGGCACTGCCTCTGCCGACGCCGCAAGAGAGGATGAAAAATGACCCCCACGTCATCTCATCCAGCATCATCCCCATCAATGTCTCTG GAGTGGGCTTTGACCGTGAAGCCAGTGCCCGCTGCTCGCTTGTCCACTCTCAGTCCGTTCTCCAGCGTCGGCGGAAACTACGACGGAGGAAAACCATCACGGGCATTCCAAGACGAGTGCAACAGGACATGG ATTCTGATGAATCTCCTGTTGCCAGAGAAAGAACTGTGATCATCCACGCCAACCCACAACTGTCCCTGTGCCACGACGAGCTCTCCATCTGCAGCCGCCTCAACACCAAGGACTCTGGCTGCCAGACGGACGACTGCCTGATCGCCGCACCCTCTCGGCGCCGCATCCGTGCCCAGCGCGGTCAGGGCATTCCGGCCTCGTTGTCCCACTCCACCGGGAACATCTCCTCCCTGCCCGACCGCTCCGACGGCATGTACACCTCCGCCTCTGGAGGGCGCCTGCGTTCCCGAAGCTTGCCGCGAGAGGGTGGCCGCATCCGCGACGAGATGCAGGACGACAGCGACGAGGACGACGAGGAAGacgatgatgaggatgaggacgAGGAGCTCTCCCCGTACGAGGCCGAGGACTTCCTCCCCGTGCCGGGCCAGCACATACTGAAGGACGAGGAAGAGAGCACGGATGACCAGGCCATGCCGGAGCTGCAGCTGGGCAGCTTGAAGCGTGGGGTGACAAGGGCCGGCAGCCCTGACCACGGCTGGATCGAGCGCGGCCGATCACGACTCCCGCGCAAGGCGGACATGGGCAGCTGTGAGATCTCGTCCAGCTCAGATACGTTCAGCAGCCCGATCCACTCGGTGTCTACCACTGGGGTGCTCGGGGGCCAGATCGACCACAAAGAGGACCACCAGTCCTCCAGCGGCAACTGGAGCGGCAGCAGCTCCACCTGTCCCTCGCAGACGTCCGAGACCCTCCCCCCGGCCTCCTCGCCCCCGCTGACCGGCTCGTCGCACTGCGACTCGGAGCTTTCGCTCAACACGGCCCCCCACATCATCGACGACACCACCGGCTTCATCATTGACCCCTACCAGAGCGACCGTGCCCAGACCCAAGGACACCGGTCCGGCTCCTTCACCGACCAGATGGACGACGCCGGCGTGAGCACGGCCAGCGAGGGTGAGTGGAACTACGCGCAGGACCAGGCGGAGCAAGACCAGCCCTGTCCGCAGGATTTCAGCCCCAAACGCTCCCGGGAGGACCAGGGAGGCCTGCAGTGTCCAGGCTACAAGGCCACCTACGAGGGCTTCAGCGGGAAATCCTCGGGGGAAATGGGGGGCGCCAACTTGCACTATACGGAGACAGAGGGCCTCTACGCCTCCATGCACTTTGACTGTGGTCTTAAGGAGAGCAGGAGCTACGTCTATAACTATGCAGCTGAATGTGGCCCTGGCACAACCATGGGGCTCAGCGAAGGTGGCTACGCTCAGTCTGACTACAGGGGCACTAGGGCAGGCGGACGGCAGAGTCTCTCCCTACGAAAGCCAAAGGCGAGGCCGCCCCCGCCAAAACGGAGTTCATCGTTGAAGGAATCGAGCAGTATGGAAATATTGGACCAGAGTGAACCAAAGACACTGATCAGTGACCAGCCCCTGCCGTTGTCTTCCAGGGAAATGAAGCTGGACTTGGATCTGGCCAGTTCTGTGGGTCCAGCGGAGATGCTGGGCCTCGAGCCCGAGACCCTGGGTGCCTGGGGTGTTGAAAGTTCAAGAGAGGTGGACGATGCGTCTCCATTCTGTTCCAGCGACACACACTCCTTCAAAGATGAAGGGGCCGTGCAGTCCGACTATGCAGACCTCTGGCTCCTCAATGACCTGAGGACCAATGACCCCTATCGGTCATTGTCCAACTCCAGCACAGCCACAGGCACTACTGTTATAGAATGTGTCAAGTCACCAGAGATCTCCGAGGCCCAGACTGTGCGTCCGAGTTCCAAGCCCAGTTCACCATCACATCCCCCCGCAGAAAATGACTTCAAGCTCTCGTCCCCCGAGAAGTTAGCCGGCTTGGCTTCTCCTTCCAGCGGCTACTCCAGCCAGTCCGAAACACCCACCTCATCCTTCCCCTCAGCCTTCTTCCCCAACCCGCTGTCCCCAACCAGTGGGAAGAGGAAGCCCAAAGTCCCCGAGAGGAAATCCTCACTCTCctccctgcagcagcagcacctcgCCAGCTGCTCGTCCAGACGGGACGGCGAGCCGCCCATGgctgtccctccctctcacctcgACCTAAGTGCTCTTCACAGTGGTCCCCCCAAGCCCCCGCCGTACCGGATCCACACTCTCCACCACAACAAGCAGAGGGCAGCGGCCGCAGCCGCGGCTGCAGCAGAGGCCAGGGCTgtggcggctgctgctgctgctgctagcgCTGCTAGTGCTGCTAGCGTTGCTAGCGCTGCGGCCAGCATTAACTCCGCCGCTAACACAAACCCAGATGCAGTCTGCTCAGCCCACATGGCTATCACACCCACCGTTCTGAGGTCAGTCCAGTTGCGCTCTGTTGGCACGAGGGAACAGGAGCAATCCAGCACAGAGACCACCGCTAGGCCGAGGTTCCCTGCTCAGTACTCTGACAATAGACAGGCACCATCCTCTCGGCCCCCTGCCTACAAGTCCCATGATGCACCATCTCAGGAGTTAAGTGACACTGGGGTCTCGTTAGGAGAGAGTACCCGCGCCACAGAGCCCACGCCACGACACAAGACGAGGCACCAGAGGCTTGTCCCCGGCACGTACTGGGCCATGACAGCTTTTAGGACGCCTGTGGAGGTGACCGGGGACGATGACGACCTTATACCTCAGTCAGGAGCAGAGCCCGACTCCAGAAGCGGGATATGCAGCGCGGGAGACCTGACCGCTAGCGGAGGTCTCCAGACGGAACCCTGTACTCACAGACCCAAGCTCCAGTGGACAGACGCTGGGTCCGCCTCGTTATGTCTGACCAGCACTATGTCCCACCCTGCTCAGAGTGAAACAACAGCAAGCTGTGACTTTGTACTGTTCAGCAGTCCTGATAAAGTGCCTGCCAGAACATCGGAAGCATCGCACACTTACAAAATCAGCGATGCCCGGAGCAGAGAGGATGACTGCGAATCTCTAGGTGTTCACACCAGAAGTGCCTCCCAGGACAATCGAGATGAGGGGTCAACTCCAGACACAGAGGATTACTTCAGTAAAG ACTCTACACCCAGTGACAATTCCACCTCTCCATTGACTGATGACACCAAACCCGATGAAGACGGTGTTTTCCCTTCACCAAACAGACTGCGCACAACAGAGGACCTATTCGCCATGATCCACAG GTCTAAGAGGAAAGTTCTGGGCCGCAAGGACTCGGGGGAACTGTGCGTGAAAAGTCGAGTCGGGCCCCCAGCGGTCAGCATCCCCATTCCAATCCCTGTCAGTGTCCCCGTGACGACGCCCAGCACGCCCACTGCCCCGCCAACCACAGCTGGCTCCCAGCGTGTCCCAGGCCCCATCTACCGCAACGCCAAGAAGTCCAGCACCTCCAACGAGGAGTtcaagctgctgctgctgaagaaGGGCAGTCGCACGGACTCCAGTTACCGCATGTCCGCCACCGAGATCCTCAAGAGCCCCATCGCGCCCAAGACCCCCGGAGAGCTGCTACTGGAGGGGGTCAAGCCACCCGAGGAGCCCCCGTCCCCCCTGCAGGAGTCGTCGCCAGCAGGGGGGCCAGCAGGGGGGCCAGACCCGCTGTCCAATCCCCAGTACCCCCGTGCCAACACTGAGGGCTTCTCGCCCAAGACCCTCACCGCGACCGCGTCGTCCAGGCAGGGCCGCTCCCGCATCCCCCCCGCGGCCAACAGCAGCCGCTACAGCACGCGCAGCCGCCTCTACACCGCCCCCATGCAGGCCATCTCGGAGGGGGAGACGGAGAACTCCGATGGGAGCCCTCACGATGACCGCTCCTCCTAG
- the nhsb gene encoding Nance-Horan syndrome protein isoform X1, whose translation MPFAKRIVEPPLLCRHPIPNDEGLLFEDLCSINNVVLSRTLRQLSDLAKHACSLFEELENEIISTNQRVWVLQNKIGKIQQAASALDPKQEPVPVSNLDVESKLTSHYQAPWHLQHNVFHPSSRPTCVQDLHRHAKQNLRALHRDQQQRQRSTSRERHQVTISISVAPPMPTYPSPRTLRRREQRGRHAHTERAVRESEIQTAQRKERPAREAEIQCVPRKFARPRPSSPTQCCFFIPWSRKAASATDKDAEVSTLGHRPKCPVPNPPSTLDKQTNWSKALPLPTPQERMKNDPHVISSSIIPINVSGVGFDREASARCSLVHSQSVLQRRRKLRRRKTITGIPRRVQQDMDSDESPVARERTVIIHANPQLSLCHDELSICSRLNTKDSGCQTDDCLIAAPSRRRIRAQRGQGIPASLSHSTGNISSLPDRSDGMYTSASGGRLRSRSLPREGGRIRDEMQDDSDEDDEEDDDEDEDEELSPYEAEDFLPVPGQHILKDEEESTDDQAMPELQLGSLKRGVTRAGSPDHGWIERGRSRLPRKADMGSCEISSSSDTFSSPIHSVSTTGVLGGQIDHKEDHQSSSGNWSGSSSTCPSQTSETLPPASSPPLTGSSHCDSELSLNTAPHIIDDTTGFIIDPYQSDRAQTQGHRSGSFTDQMDDAGVSTASEGEWNYAQDQAEQDQPCPQDFSPKRSREDQGGLQCPGYKATYEGFSGKSSGEMGGANLHYTETEGLYASMHFDCGLKESRSYVYNYAAECGPGTTMGLSEGGYAQSDYRGTRAGGRQSLSLRKPKARPPPPKRSSSLKESSSMEILDQSEPKTLISDQPLPLSSREMKLDLDLASSVGPAEMLGLEPETLGAWGVESSREVDDASPFCSSDTHSFKDEGAVQSDYADLWLLNDLRTNDPYRSLSNSSTATGTTVIECVKSPEISEAQTVRPSSKPSSPSHPPAENDFKLSSPEKLAGLASPSSGYSSQSETPTSSFPSAFFPNPLSPTSGKRKPKVPERKSSLSSLQQQHLASCSSRRDGEPPMAVPPSHLDLSALHSGPPKPPPYRIHTLHHNKQRAAAAAAAAAEARAVAAAAAAASAASAASVASAAASINSAANTNPDAVCSAHMAITPTVLRSVQLRSVGTREQEQSSTETTARPRFPAQYSDNRQAPSSRPPAYKSHDAPSQELSDTGVSLGESTRATEPTPRHKTRHQRLVPGTYWAMTAFRTPVEVTGDDDDLIPQSGAEPDSRSGICSAGDLTASGGLQTEPCTHRPKLQWTDAGSASLCLTSTMSHPAQSETTASCDFVLFSSPDKVPARTSEASHTYKISDARSREDDCESLGVHTRSASQDNRDEGSTPDTEDYFSKDSTPSDNSTSPLTDDTKPDEDGVFPSPNRLRTTEDLFAMIHRSKRKVLGRKDSGELCVKSRVGPPAVSIPIPIPVSVPVTTPSTPTAPPTTAGSQRVPGPIYRNAKKSSTSNEEFKLLLLKKGSRTDSSYRMSATEILKSPIAPKTPGELLLEGVKPPEEPPSPLQESSPAGGPAGGPDPLSNPQYPRANTEGFSPKTLTATASSRQGRSRIPPAANSSRYSTRSRLYTAPMQAISEGETENSDGSPHDDRSS comes from the exons CTGTGTCCAACCTGGACGTGGAGAGCAAGCTGACGTCACACTACCAGGCTCCCTGGCACCTCCAGCACAATGTGTTCCACCCCTCCTCACGGCCAACCTGCGTCCAAGACCTCCACCGCCACGCCAAGCAGAACCTGCGAGCTCTCCATAgag aCCAACAGCAGAGGCAAAGGTCCACCAGCCGGGAGCGTCATCAAGTGACCATCTCCATCTCAGTGGCGCCCCCTATGCCTACCTACCCTTCACCACGCACCCTACGGCGGAGAGAACAGAGGGGTCGGCACGCACACACG GAGAGGGCCGTGAGAGAGTCTGAGATCCAGACCGCTCAGAGAAAG GAGAGACCTGCAAGAGAAGCAGAGATTCAGTGTGTACCACGAAAG ttTGCCCGACCCCGCCCCTCATCCCCCACACAGTGCTGCTTCTTCATCCCTTGGAGCAGAAAG GCAGCCTCTGCTACAGACAAAGATGCAGAGGTCTCGACTCTGGGTCACAGACCCAAATGTCCAGTGCCAAACCCACCCTCCACCCTGGACAAGCAGACTAACTGGTCCAAGGCACTGCCTCTGCCGACGCCGCAAGAGAGGATGAAAAATGACCCCCACGTCATCTCATCCAGCATCATCCCCATCAATGTCTCTG GAGTGGGCTTTGACCGTGAAGCCAGTGCCCGCTGCTCGCTTGTCCACTCTCAGTCCGTTCTCCAGCGTCGGCGGAAACTACGACGGAGGAAAACCATCACGGGCATTCCAAGACGAGTGCAACAGGACATGG ATTCTGATGAATCTCCTGTTGCCAGAGAAAGAACTGTGATCATCCACGCCAACCCACAACTGTCCCTGTGCCACGACGAGCTCTCCATCTGCAGCCGCCTCAACACCAAGGACTCTGGCTGCCAGACGGACGACTGCCTGATCGCCGCACCCTCTCGGCGCCGCATCCGTGCCCAGCGCGGTCAGGGCATTCCGGCCTCGTTGTCCCACTCCACCGGGAACATCTCCTCCCTGCCCGACCGCTCCGACGGCATGTACACCTCCGCCTCTGGAGGGCGCCTGCGTTCCCGAAGCTTGCCGCGAGAGGGTGGCCGCATCCGCGACGAGATGCAGGACGACAGCGACGAGGACGACGAGGAAGacgatgatgaggatgaggacgAGGAGCTCTCCCCGTACGAGGCCGAGGACTTCCTCCCCGTGCCGGGCCAGCACATACTGAAGGACGAGGAAGAGAGCACGGATGACCAGGCCATGCCGGAGCTGCAGCTGGGCAGCTTGAAGCGTGGGGTGACAAGGGCCGGCAGCCCTGACCACGGCTGGATCGAGCGCGGCCGATCACGACTCCCGCGCAAGGCGGACATGGGCAGCTGTGAGATCTCGTCCAGCTCAGATACGTTCAGCAGCCCGATCCACTCGGTGTCTACCACTGGGGTGCTCGGGGGCCAGATCGACCACAAAGAGGACCACCAGTCCTCCAGCGGCAACTGGAGCGGCAGCAGCTCCACCTGTCCCTCGCAGACGTCCGAGACCCTCCCCCCGGCCTCCTCGCCCCCGCTGACCGGCTCGTCGCACTGCGACTCGGAGCTTTCGCTCAACACGGCCCCCCACATCATCGACGACACCACCGGCTTCATCATTGACCCCTACCAGAGCGACCGTGCCCAGACCCAAGGACACCGGTCCGGCTCCTTCACCGACCAGATGGACGACGCCGGCGTGAGCACGGCCAGCGAGGGTGAGTGGAACTACGCGCAGGACCAGGCGGAGCAAGACCAGCCCTGTCCGCAGGATTTCAGCCCCAAACGCTCCCGGGAGGACCAGGGAGGCCTGCAGTGTCCAGGCTACAAGGCCACCTACGAGGGCTTCAGCGGGAAATCCTCGGGGGAAATGGGGGGCGCCAACTTGCACTATACGGAGACAGAGGGCCTCTACGCCTCCATGCACTTTGACTGTGGTCTTAAGGAGAGCAGGAGCTACGTCTATAACTATGCAGCTGAATGTGGCCCTGGCACAACCATGGGGCTCAGCGAAGGTGGCTACGCTCAGTCTGACTACAGGGGCACTAGGGCAGGCGGACGGCAGAGTCTCTCCCTACGAAAGCCAAAGGCGAGGCCGCCCCCGCCAAAACGGAGTTCATCGTTGAAGGAATCGAGCAGTATGGAAATATTGGACCAGAGTGAACCAAAGACACTGATCAGTGACCAGCCCCTGCCGTTGTCTTCCAGGGAAATGAAGCTGGACTTGGATCTGGCCAGTTCTGTGGGTCCAGCGGAGATGCTGGGCCTCGAGCCCGAGACCCTGGGTGCCTGGGGTGTTGAAAGTTCAAGAGAGGTGGACGATGCGTCTCCATTCTGTTCCAGCGACACACACTCCTTCAAAGATGAAGGGGCCGTGCAGTCCGACTATGCAGACCTCTGGCTCCTCAATGACCTGAGGACCAATGACCCCTATCGGTCATTGTCCAACTCCAGCACAGCCACAGGCACTACTGTTATAGAATGTGTCAAGTCACCAGAGATCTCCGAGGCCCAGACTGTGCGTCCGAGTTCCAAGCCCAGTTCACCATCACATCCCCCCGCAGAAAATGACTTCAAGCTCTCGTCCCCCGAGAAGTTAGCCGGCTTGGCTTCTCCTTCCAGCGGCTACTCCAGCCAGTCCGAAACACCCACCTCATCCTTCCCCTCAGCCTTCTTCCCCAACCCGCTGTCCCCAACCAGTGGGAAGAGGAAGCCCAAAGTCCCCGAGAGGAAATCCTCACTCTCctccctgcagcagcagcacctcgCCAGCTGCTCGTCCAGACGGGACGGCGAGCCGCCCATGgctgtccctccctctcacctcgACCTAAGTGCTCTTCACAGTGGTCCCCCCAAGCCCCCGCCGTACCGGATCCACACTCTCCACCACAACAAGCAGAGGGCAGCGGCCGCAGCCGCGGCTGCAGCAGAGGCCAGGGCTgtggcggctgctgctgctgctgctagcgCTGCTAGTGCTGCTAGCGTTGCTAGCGCTGCGGCCAGCATTAACTCCGCCGCTAACACAAACCCAGATGCAGTCTGCTCAGCCCACATGGCTATCACACCCACCGTTCTGAGGTCAGTCCAGTTGCGCTCTGTTGGCACGAGGGAACAGGAGCAATCCAGCACAGAGACCACCGCTAGGCCGAGGTTCCCTGCTCAGTACTCTGACAATAGACAGGCACCATCCTCTCGGCCCCCTGCCTACAAGTCCCATGATGCACCATCTCAGGAGTTAAGTGACACTGGGGTCTCGTTAGGAGAGAGTACCCGCGCCACAGAGCCCACGCCACGACACAAGACGAGGCACCAGAGGCTTGTCCCCGGCACGTACTGGGCCATGACAGCTTTTAGGACGCCTGTGGAGGTGACCGGGGACGATGACGACCTTATACCTCAGTCAGGAGCAGAGCCCGACTCCAGAAGCGGGATATGCAGCGCGGGAGACCTGACCGCTAGCGGAGGTCTCCAGACGGAACCCTGTACTCACAGACCCAAGCTCCAGTGGACAGACGCTGGGTCCGCCTCGTTATGTCTGACCAGCACTATGTCCCACCCTGCTCAGAGTGAAACAACAGCAAGCTGTGACTTTGTACTGTTCAGCAGTCCTGATAAAGTGCCTGCCAGAACATCGGAAGCATCGCACACTTACAAAATCAGCGATGCCCGGAGCAGAGAGGATGACTGCGAATCTCTAGGTGTTCACACCAGAAGTGCCTCCCAGGACAATCGAGATGAGGGGTCAACTCCAGACACAGAGGATTACTTCAGTAAAG ACTCTACACCCAGTGACAATTCCACCTCTCCATTGACTGATGACACCAAACCCGATGAAGACGGTGTTTTCCCTTCACCAAACAGACTGCGCACAACAGAGGACCTATTCGCCATGATCCACAG GTCTAAGAGGAAAGTTCTGGGCCGCAAGGACTCGGGGGAACTGTGCGTGAAAAGTCGAGTCGGGCCCCCAGCGGTCAGCATCCCCATTCCAATCCCTGTCAGTGTCCCCGTGACGACGCCCAGCACGCCCACTGCCCCGCCAACCACAGCTGGCTCCCAGCGTGTCCCAGGCCCCATCTACCGCAACGCCAAGAAGTCCAGCACCTCCAACGAGGAGTtcaagctgctgctgctgaagaaGGGCAGTCGCACGGACTCCAGTTACCGCATGTCCGCCACCGAGATCCTCAAGAGCCCCATCGCGCCCAAGACCCCCGGAGAGCTGCTACTGGAGGGGGTCAAGCCACCCGAGGAGCCCCCGTCCCCCCTGCAGGAGTCGTCGCCAGCAGGGGGGCCAGCAGGGGGGCCAGACCCGCTGTCCAATCCCCAGTACCCCCGTGCCAACACTGAGGGCTTCTCGCCCAAGACCCTCACCGCGACCGCGTCGTCCAGGCAGGGCCGCTCCCGCATCCCCCCCGCGGCCAACAGCAGCCGCTACAGCACGCGCAGCCGCCTCTACACCGCCCCCATGCAGGCCATCTCGGAGGGGGAGACGGAGAACTCCGATGGGAGCCCTCACGATGACCGCTCCTCCTAG